A region of the Pseudomonas silesiensis genome:
GACGGTGTGGATGGATGTGTCGGATCGCTCCGTGGAATAGACCGAAATTGAGGTTGTCAGGCTCTCTCCTAAGTTGGCTGGCAACCACTTTAGCTAAGTGAAAAAAGGCTACATGTCACTCACGCAGTACGCCTGAGAAGGCGATTATGAAAACCTCTGTAGGGGATACACCATGAAGACGATCTGGAAGGCGATGTTCGTGTTACTGATGGTGATCGGCTCTATTTTGCCGGTGCAGGCCGAAGAAAAAAGTATCACGATGGGCACGATGGCATGGGAAGACATGTCGCCAATGGCTTTGATTACTAAAAAAGTTTTGGAAGATCAAGGTTATACCGTAAAGCTTACGGAGTTCTCGGAGTGGGGTATTGCCTATGCAGCTCTGGGAAAAGGTGACATCCAGCTGTTGGTTTCTCAAATTAACTATCTTGCTCAGGACTATTGGAACAAGAGCAAAAATCGCCTTGAAAGAATCTCGCCTGTTTCTGATGGACTTTATCAAGGCATCGCAGTTCCAAAATACGTAACCATCGACTCCATTGACCAGCTCAACGATAACGCTGATAAATTTGGAGGCAGGATTATTGGCATCGAACCGGGCGCTGGTCTAATGCGTTCTGCCAGCGAAGCCGTCAAGAATTACAACTTGAAGCTTCAGTTGGTTGAAGGCAGCTCCGCTGCCATGACCGCAGCACTGAAGTCAGCAGTCGATCGCAAAGAGTGGATTGCTGTAACCCTCTGGGATCCGTCCTGGATGTCCATGAAGTTTGACGTCAAATACCTTAAGGATCCAAAAGGGGTATTTCAGCCGTCACAGACCTATTACTGGATTGCACAAAAAGGCTTTTCCGAGAAGTACCCCCAAGCCCGGGAAGTCGTCGCCAGTATTTTCATCCCTATTACTGATATCCGGGCCATTAACGGTGAAATCAACGAAGGAAAATCGGTTGATGAGGCAGTCAAATCCTGGATTGCAAAAAATAGTGATTTGATTGGGCGTTGGGAAAATAACAAAAAATACTAATGCGCTATTTATTCAGCTGCCGAACTTGAAACAACAATACCTGATAACAGGTTCGATAGGATTGCCATGATGACTCCAAAGTTAGACGTTAATGATGTGCTGGTAAGCTGCCAGTCGGTCTGGAAAATTTTCGGTGAGAATTCTGCAGCGGCGATGAAAGCCGTCGTCGAAAGAGGCCTGACCAAGAAGCAGATTCTTCAGGACTATAGCTGCGTCGTCGGCGTGTCTGATGTCAACCTGGAGGTTCGCCGTGGTGAGATTTTCTGCATCATGGGCCTGTCCGGCAGCGGTAAATCCACGCTGATTCGCTTGCTTAATAAACTGATCACACCCAGTTCTGGCAAGGTGCTGGTCAATGGCCGCGAGCTGTCATCGCTGAGCGCTGCTGAATTGCGAGCGGTACGAGCGCGGCAAATTGGCATGGTGTTTCAGAGCGTAGCGTTGTTGCCTCATCGTACCGTGCTGGAGAACACCGCCTTTGGGCTGGAAGTACAGGGCGTTGCCAAAGCTGAGCGATTGAAGATAGCCGAGGCAGCGTTGACCAAGGTCGGTCTGGCTGACTGGATTCAGCGATACCCTGACGAGCTGTCCGGCGGAATGCAGCAGCGCGTGGGCCTGGCCCGTGCGCTTGCGGCTGACCCGGAAGTGATCCTGATGGATGAACCTTTCAGTGCACTTGATCCGCTGATACGTCGTCAACTGCAGGACGAGTTCCGCCAGCTGACAAAAGAGTTGGGCAAGTCAGCGGTCTTTATTACCCACGACCTGGATGAGGCAATCCGAATCGGTGATCGTATCGCGATCATGAAAGACGGGATGATAATACAGGTGGGGACGGCTGAAGAAATCGTGCTGAATCCAGCCGATGACTACGTAGCTGAGTTCGTTGCGGGCA
Encoded here:
- a CDS encoding glycine betaine ABC transporter substrate-binding protein translates to MKTIWKAMFVLLMVIGSILPVQAEEKSITMGTMAWEDMSPMALITKKVLEDQGYTVKLTEFSEWGIAYAALGKGDIQLLVSQINYLAQDYWNKSKNRLERISPVSDGLYQGIAVPKYVTIDSIDQLNDNADKFGGRIIGIEPGAGLMRSASEAVKNYNLKLQLVEGSSAAMTAALKSAVDRKEWIAVTLWDPSWMSMKFDVKYLKDPKGVFQPSQTYYWIAQKGFSEKYPQAREVVASIFIPITDIRAINGEINEGKSVDEAVKSWIAKNSDLIGRWENNKKY
- a CDS encoding quaternary amine ABC transporter ATP-binding protein, which encodes MMTPKLDVNDVLVSCQSVWKIFGENSAAAMKAVVERGLTKKQILQDYSCVVGVSDVNLEVRRGEIFCIMGLSGSGKSTLIRLLNKLITPSSGKVLVNGRELSSLSAAELRAVRARQIGMVFQSVALLPHRTVLENTAFGLEVQGVAKAERLKIAEAALTKVGLADWIQRYPDELSGGMQQRVGLARALAADPEVILMDEPFSALDPLIRRQLQDEFRQLTKELGKSAVFITHDLDEAIRIGDRIAIMKDGMIIQVGTAEEIVLNPADDYVAEFVAGISRLHLVKANSVMSPVSLYKAAHPNVDVSRLPTTHPDADLDHVIGLAVANDRDAIAVIDAGIVAGVITLRDLLRGVQGTANEYALSAGQPLAEVSS